The DNA window ggtaataaaaaaaaaataaacaattacaTACACATTTAGCGTAATATTAGAGGAGGGGGAGGAGGGATTCTTAGGGAGAATAGAGGatagaaatgcaaacaaacgCAATCACAATGAAACATTTGACGGATGAAGGTCAGccgctcctgctgctgctccttcaTCTCTATTCCAGTTTCATGGCCAATCCTGGCAGCGGAGAGGCCTCCAGCTGCTCAATGAACAGCTCCTCCAGCGGCCGATCGCTGATGATGCGGAAGAAGAACAAATGATCCAAACACTTCAAACTAATGGATCTCAGTGCTGGCAGTCGCAGCAGTAGCTGGGCGAAGCGTCCATCATCGCCGGGATGCTCCTGCCGGCAGTGTTCGTCCAGGCAGGCGTACACCTTCTCCCGGCACATCTCAATCTCGGCCCGATTCTTGATCCCCCGTATGTCCGGATTGTACAGGATGATCGCCTTCAGGCAGGTCAGCTCGCGTCGGTCCAGATTCAGGCGCTTCATCTTAACGCTCAGCTCCGATAGGATTCTGTCGAAGATGGTCGATACGCCGGCCTTGATCGCACTGTTCCGATGGTACGAGAAGCTCTGGTTGAGAAAGAGCTGCTGGGGCTGCAGCACCGGTGATCTTCTGTCGAAGGAGCCGTCATGCGAGAGTCCACCGCCTCCTCCGCCACCGCCCATGGTGTCATCCAGCGACACGATGCTACACCAGGCGACATTGGCGATCAAGAGCTCGTTCCAGCCGGCCTTCAGCAGGATGACCTGATCGTCCAGCGGCAGTTGGGCAAAGTGTGGCATCATGCGCGCGTACTCGACCATCTGGTAGAGCTGCTTGTTCACAACTTGGCACAGAGCGGACACGGCGCCCTTGTAGTCCGGCTGGACGGTGGAATTAGGTCCCACTCGCAGGAAAGACAGCGCTCGATCGCCACAGTGCGCCTCGGCACGCTGTTCCGCGTCCATCAGCCGTTCGATGGTAAAGTCCCGGGATACATTATTGGCCATGAAGTCTTCGGAGCCGTTACCGCTGCCCAGACCTCCACCCACGGAGGAAGCTCCTCCTACAGAGCTCGGGGTACCACCGCCTCCACCGACACTCAGCCGGCCGGTAGAGTTGCGGGCACCACGCTGACGTTCCTCCTGGACAGCCTCGCGTTTCATTCCACAGGTTAAGCA is part of the Drosophila bipectinata strain 14024-0381.07 chromosome XL, DbipHiC1v2, whole genome shotgun sequence genome and encodes:
- the usp gene encoding protein ultraspiracle gives rise to the protein MDNCDQDASFRLGHQIKEEVKPDISQLNDSNTSSFSPKAESPGPFMQGMSMAHVLPGNNSNNNNSSGVQDQLAQAPNSAAAAAAAAVAAASAIQQQYPPNHPLSNSKHLCSICGDRASGKHYGVYSCEGCKGFFKRTVRKDLTYACRENRNCIIDKRQRNRCQYCRYQKCLTCGMKREAVQEERQRGARNSTGRLSVGGGGGTPSSVGGASSVGGGLGSGNGSEDFMANNVSRDFTIERLMDAEQRAEAHCGDRALSFLRVGPNSTVQPDYKGAVSALCQVVNKQLYQMVEYARMMPHFAQLPLDDQVILLKAGWNELLIANVAWCSIVSLDDTMGGGGGGGGLSHDGSFDRRSPVLQPQQLFLNQSFSYHRNSAIKAGVSTIFDRILSELSVKMKRLNLDRRELTCLKAIILYNPDIRGIKNRAEIEMCREKVYACLDEHCRQEHPGDDGRFAQLLLRLPALRSISLKCLDHLFFFRIISDRPLEELFIEQLEASPLPGLAMKLE